A genomic segment from Brevundimonas sp. SORGH_AS_0993 encodes:
- a CDS encoding helix-turn-helix transcriptional regulator, producing the protein MNNRLKVLRAERDWSQARLAEQLGVSRQTVNALETGRYDPSLPLAFKIARVFGQPIESIFSE; encoded by the coding sequence ATGAACAACCGCCTCAAGGTCCTGCGCGCCGAACGGGACTGGAGCCAGGCGCGGCTGGCCGAACAGCTCGGCGTGTCGCGCCAGACCGTCAACGCGCTGGAGACCGGCCGTTACGACCCCTCCCTGCCGCTGGCCTTCAAGATCGCCCGCGTCTTCGGCCAGCCCATCGAATCCATCTTCTCCGAATAG
- a CDS encoding TraB/GumN family protein: MTFVRLLKTSAFTVAQGAAGVVGGLALFVAVAGAPVDALAQAQPAAPVAAPAIEGQGPALWVVKDADSTLYLFGSVHVLRPTTGWESPRVKAAFDSASEIWFEISNPDDQAAIMPLIQQHGLSPETPLSSRLTPEENAELDAAAQAMGASAAQLQPMRPWLAALSLSVAPLVKAGYDPKSGVELVLKARAETAGKPIHGFETLDKQIGILADLPDDVQLSFLRETLKDYENAATKLDEMVSAWAKGDVAAIDRVMVEDMKDAAPALYKALLVDRNTDWANQIQTLLQGSGTVFIAVGAGHLAGDDSVQAQLKARGVDVEAVQ, from the coding sequence ATGACCTTCGTTCGCCTGCTCAAGACCTCGGCCTTCACCGTCGCTCAGGGCGCCGCCGGCGTCGTCGGCGGTCTGGCCCTGTTCGTCGCCGTCGCCGGCGCGCCCGTGGACGCCCTGGCGCAGGCCCAGCCGGCCGCGCCCGTCGCCGCCCCCGCCATCGAGGGCCAGGGTCCGGCCCTGTGGGTGGTCAAGGATGCGGATTCGACCCTGTATCTGTTCGGCTCGGTCCATGTGCTGCGCCCGACGACCGGGTGGGAAAGCCCGCGCGTCAAGGCCGCGTTCGACAGCGCCTCGGAGATCTGGTTCGAGATCAGCAACCCCGACGACCAGGCCGCCATCATGCCGCTGATCCAGCAGCACGGCCTGTCGCCCGAGACGCCCCTGTCCAGCCGCCTGACGCCGGAAGAAAACGCCGAACTGGACGCGGCTGCCCAGGCCATGGGCGCCTCCGCCGCCCAGCTTCAGCCGATGCGGCCCTGGCTGGCCGCGCTCAGCCTGTCTGTCGCGCCTCTGGTCAAGGCCGGCTACGATCCCAAGTCCGGCGTCGAACTGGTCCTGAAGGCGCGGGCCGAGACGGCCGGCAAGCCGATCCACGGTTTCGAGACCCTCGATAAGCAGATCGGCATTCTGGCCGACCTGCCCGACGACGTGCAACTGTCCTTCCTGCGCGAGACGCTGAAGGATTACGAGAACGCCGCGACCAAGCTGGACGAGATGGTCTCTGCCTGGGCCAAGGGCGATGTGGCCGCCATCGACCGGGTCATGGTCGAGGATATGAAAGACGCCGCGCCCGCCCTGTACAAGGCGCTGCTGGTGGATCGGAACACCGACTGGGCGAACCAGATTCAGACCCTGCTTCAAGGCTCGGGCACGGTCTTCATCGCCGTTGGGGCCGGACATCTGGCGGGCGACGACAGCGTCCAGGCCCAGTTGAAGGCGCGCGGCGTGGACGTCGAAGCGGTTCAATAA
- the leuA gene encoding 2-isopropylmalate synthase, producing the protein MLRDPSIKYRPFPIVDLPDRQWPSRTIDRAPRWLSTDMRDGNQALIDPMNAEKKQRFFDLLVKIGLKEIEIGFPSAGATEFDFISGLVRSGAVPDDVTVQVLTQARADLIARSFESLEGARTAVVHMYNAVSPAWRQIVFGMDRPQVKAIAVEGMSRMREQAERRPDTAWRFEYSPETFSTAELDFSLEVCEAVMDVIEPTPDKPLIINLPATVEAATPNVYADQVEWFCRHISRRDRVIVSVHPHNDRGTGVAAAELSVMAGADRVEGCLFGNGERTGNVDLVTLALNLYTQGVDPGLDFSDMDGVIQTVEHCNALPVHPRHPYAGELVFTAFSGSHQDAIKKGFAAQAQRNDQIWNVPYLPIDPADLGRSYEAVIRVNSQSGKGGFAWVLEQDKGLKLPKRMQADFSRHVQAYADAAGRELTAEDIWTVFDGVYAPGGDNGPFALIDYEEGRSAPGRERRFSGRIRLNGQERRITGRGNGFLSSALDALREDCGLDLDIADYHEHAIGHGGAAQAAAYVECRTPDGATVFGVAIDPDVATASLKALLGAANRAGGVAVQAAEKTLTTAG; encoded by the coding sequence GTGCTGCGCGACCCCTCCATCAAATATCGCCCCTTTCCGATCGTGGACCTGCCGGACCGTCAGTGGCCGAGCCGGACCATCGACAGGGCGCCGCGCTGGCTGTCGACCGACATGCGCGACGGCAACCAGGCCCTGATCGACCCGATGAACGCCGAGAAGAAGCAGCGCTTCTTCGACCTTCTGGTGAAGATCGGCCTGAAGGAGATCGAGATCGGCTTCCCCTCGGCCGGGGCGACCGAGTTCGACTTCATCAGCGGCCTGGTCCGCTCGGGCGCCGTGCCGGACGATGTGACGGTGCAGGTGCTGACCCAGGCGCGGGCCGACCTGATCGCCCGCTCGTTCGAGAGCCTGGAGGGCGCGCGGACCGCCGTGGTCCATATGTACAACGCCGTGTCGCCGGCCTGGCGCCAGATCGTCTTCGGCATGGACCGCCCGCAGGTGAAGGCCATCGCGGTCGAGGGCATGAGCCGGATGCGCGAGCAGGCGGAACGCCGCCCCGACACCGCCTGGCGCTTCGAATACAGTCCCGAAACCTTCTCCACCGCCGAGCTGGATTTCAGCCTGGAGGTCTGCGAGGCGGTGATGGACGTGATCGAGCCGACGCCGGACAAGCCGCTGATCATCAACCTGCCGGCCACGGTCGAGGCGGCGACGCCGAACGTCTATGCCGACCAGGTGGAATGGTTCTGCCGCCACATCTCACGCCGCGACCGCGTCATCGTCTCGGTCCATCCGCATAATGACCGGGGCACGGGCGTTGCGGCGGCGGAACTGTCGGTCATGGCCGGCGCCGACCGGGTCGAGGGCTGCCTGTTCGGCAATGGCGAACGCACCGGCAACGTCGATCTGGTGACGCTGGCGCTGAATCTCTACACCCAGGGCGTCGATCCGGGGCTGGACTTCTCGGACATGGACGGGGTGATCCAGACGGTGGAGCATTGCAACGCCCTGCCGGTCCACCCGCGTCATCCCTATGCCGGGGAACTGGTCTTCACCGCCTTTTCCGGCAGCCACCAGGACGCGATCAAGAAGGGCTTCGCCGCCCAGGCCCAGCGCAACGACCAGATCTGGAACGTGCCCTATCTGCCTATCGACCCGGCCGACCTGGGCCGGTCCTACGAGGCGGTGATCCGCGTCAACTCCCAGTCGGGCAAGGGCGGATTCGCCTGGGTGCTGGAGCAGGACAAGGGGCTGAAACTGCCCAAGCGGATGCAGGCCGATTTCAGCCGCCACGTCCAGGCCTATGCCGACGCGGCCGGGCGCGAACTGACGGCCGAGGACATCTGGACCGTGTTCGACGGCGTCTATGCGCCGGGCGGGGACAACGGGCCCTTCGCCCTGATCGACTATGAGGAAGGGCGTTCGGCGCCGGGGCGCGAGCGGCGATTCAGCGGGCGCATCCGCCTGAACGGCCAGGAGCGGCGCATCACGGGGCGGGGCAACGGCTTCCTGTCCAGCGCCCTGGACGCCCTGCGCGAGGATTGCGGGCTGGATCTGGACATCGCCGACTATCACGAACACGCCATCGGCCATGGCGGCGCGGCCCAGGCGGCGGCCTATGTCGAATGCCGGACGCCGGACGGCGCCACGGTGTTCGGCGTGGCCATCGACCCGGATGTGGCGACCGCCTCGCTGAAGGCCCTTTTGGGCGCCGCCAACCGGGCGGGCGGGGTGGCCGTTCAGGCGGCGGAAAAGACCCTGACGACGGCCGGTTAG